The Vigna unguiculata cultivar IT97K-499-35 chromosome 1, ASM411807v1, whole genome shotgun sequence nucleotide sequence GGTAATCTTAATGAACATATTATAAAGGGAGATTTCAGAAGAGCTTGTTTGATCTAGCGAAGTGAATATGAAGGACCAGCAAAAGAGTAACGGGATGAAACTGGCACCGCAGTAGCTTCCAAACTATCCTGATAGTGCTGCATCCGATTGTATTCAGACAAAGCATCAGCTGCAGAATATGTTGAGTAAAGCCTATCCTGAACAGCCTCTCTCCTTTGCAAGCTATCACTTTGAATCAAGGTTCTTCCCCCAGCCAAATAGGAGCCTGAAGGGATTTCCTCTCTAGATGGAAAATATGGATCCCTTGGTGAAGCACCATGGTGATACGGGTTATAGGGATCATCTGCGTGTTCAGAAATCCCACCACGCAAATAGGTCTGATGTTCACTCTCATTCAAATGACGACGATTTAGATGAAGACTTTCTCTGTGGGAAGGAACAACTGTACGGTATAGAGGGTCCACATGATGAAGGTGATCTCTTTCATAATCCCTCTCATAAGGATCCAGTGAGGGATTAACATCAGAGGCTGGTATCACATTCCTTCTATCTCCTTGGAGACCATAAGCTCGGTAACTCTTCTCAGTAAGAAATAAATCACGAGAAACCCCCTCTTGCCGTTCTATTAAGGGATCACCTTCCCTATGCAAATGGGACCATGATCCCCTAACATCGTCAAGAGCCTTCCTATCGTGAATTATTGCTTTTGGAGGGGAGCGAGCAGGCTGCAAGCCTGAACGAACATCCACTGGTCGGAAAAGTTCAGTGAGCTTCCTAACCTGAAATGTGACATTTGAATATATCAATGATGAAGAACAAAAGGAACTGAAAATAGCCCACCAGAGGCATATTTGGTTCTCACTTGTCGAGCAGTAAGCTCTGTTTTAAACTTGTGTTTCTCATTGTAATTTTCCTTGATCGCCTTCTTGAAAATGCTCTCCGGTAGTGGAAAACAATCAGAAACAACATTAAACCGCACCTGAAGGTTGTACCATCAGCACATGatccataataaaaaaagacaACATTGGGACAAATTAGATAGGAAAAGTAGATGAGAGCAAGTAACCTGAGCAGGAAAGGCACCACCAAAAGCTCGGGGTTCAAGTTTCATACCACCGGAAGATGAAGCTTTGTAAATCCCATACAACAGCCtcagatcaaaatcataaaGAAAAAGCTTAGTTCCAGGCTTGATACTTAAAACAATATCTTTCTTAGCAGCTGAAACACCCATGACGCTATAGCGGAAACAGTCGGGCTTTGTCTTCCCACTGCACATAAAGATGAAACCAGCAAATTTTTCTCTCTGTTTTTCCCGGGAATTGGTATTGTCTGCACCACtatgattatttttgtttattctaCTACCAGCACCCCGTTCCGACCCTCTATTCTTCTGCTTCTGTTCACTCCTGTCAACCTTAATGATCTTATTTTTTTCAGCCCGATGTCTCTTCTCAGTATGACTTCTTTCATTAATGATGCTCCTATGTTGACTTTCCTTCTCATTATTCCTTCCATTCTCTTCAGTCTTATCTTTTGGCAGTTCATCACTATTGCCCACTACTTTTTTGTTCTTTCCAAGCCTTCTCTTTCCCCCAATCTGTTGAGGACCTTTATTTATCGGGGTCTTTAACTTAGCACCCTTGATTTTCTTACCAATTTTAGATTTAGCCTTCAGTGATTGTGGAGTATTCTTGTTACTCGGCTCTGGTTTACTAGATCCTTCAGCAGGATTAGTATCCTCAACTTTTTCTGATGATTGAGGATTAGAAGTCCCCTCTTCAGGATTTTTATTCTTCCTGTTTTGTCCCATATTATACAGGTACTGGAGTagaaaaatctcaaaatggtaaaTGTTACCGAAACCAGTAAACAAAAAGCAACAGTAATTCAATTAAGGAGGCtaatttaagaagaaaataGGGAGGGGGTAAAGAGGTGTCAAAAGAATCTCGAGCTAAATTGATTGTTCAATAATGGCTTAAGCAAGCATATATAACTTCCACATATGTCAGAACCCACGAACTAACTGCTAAAACAGGACACTCCAAATAAAAAACTTCAATCGCAGAAGACTGACAGTAACTGTTAAAGATATGTTTCGATTACATTAAATAGGAAATATGATATGCTTTTACTgcataaaataagaatatatcTTAGCAAATATTTTCCTTTATTGGTTATTGATTTTGTTCCTTATTATTGAATCCCCtcttcattataaataagagCGGGCATTCATGTGTTCACAAGAAGCACAATTAAAAGCAAATCCTTTCAATACAGTATCAAAGTCATGATTCTCCAAAGCTTAGATGTTGCAACCTTAGATGTCTGACAAAACCTTTCAATCAGAGCTGCCCTTCTCCAAAAGGCACTAATATCTTAGTCTAAGCCAACTGGTTCCTCGAAGATCTTCACACACCTTCACCATATTGATGTGTGAAGCCTTCTCACTGTTGACTTGGTCAGCTCCAACAACCAATTGGTTGACATGTTCCCTAAGTCTCTCAAGGGGTCTTGTGTTGATGACACTTGTAACAAACTTGACTCATGATACATATGTATGCTCCAGGTTGAGATACTCATGATACATATGTATGATTTGATTATAGAAAATAAGAGATATGATATGATTTCATTATACCAAATAGGAAAATATCTTAACAGGTATTTTCCATTATTAGTAATTGATTTGTTCCTTATTGGTATCTCTTATTCACTAGAAATAAGATTACTCACTTTGTGTGAAAGATACACAATAACAAGAAAATCCCTACAATAGTAGTAACTAAGATAAGTTTAGCTCCATAGGTCAAGTAAGTAACTCAAACAATAATTCAAGAATTCACTTCACTCAAGGGCTAAACCTAATGCTTGAAACAAATTCAAGACAAAAACTTCAAAACCAATGAATATATTCTTCAACCTCAGATGCACCAACTccataatgaattaaaaaatatggttCACATAATTCTAAAACACAAAAACGAAAAGAAAATGTAACATAAAATCATAgtctttaataatttatactttacaattatacattataaatgaaaaaaacatgggTGTTCTTTAGTTCAAGACAATCTATAAGAGCAGAAGTTAAATCATAAAGGAAATACATGACTGCCAAGAGCATGAGAGCGtaggaatgaaaaaaaaaaaactgatataAAAAGATTGAAAACATGGGTTTGCAAATAAAGGAAAAGGAGGTCGAATTTGTTTGAATGGAAAAAGGACACCGATTAGAGGCTGACAATCTTGAAGTCATCACGGCAGTGGAAATAATCAGAGACTTGTAGTAATGAATAGAACATAGAACAGAGACTGAAATGAAGCTGAGATGTGAATGGGCTCACTAGAAGCAATATGGAACAAACAACCTAGTCAAAATTGAGATCCTACCTAGgattagaaattaaaaaggaaGATAAATGCATAAACTGTGTACCGaatgtaaaaagataaatataacataaaataaaattacatttggACACATGtgcatacacacacatataagaTAAATAACCAtcacaatttcaaaaataaaaattattcataaataaaacataccaaattaaaattacactACAAAAGTAGTAATTGTGGGACTAGTAAAATTACACTACAAAACTagtaaaattattcataaatatgtatatatattgttagGAAGTGGacattaaacttattttaacctcacaaaactggcttgtaaggtgaggtttgcactccacttatataatataaaattgccttatctctagtcaatgtgggacttccaacacaccccctcgCGCcaaggtatatacatctcgtgcG carries:
- the LOC114180481 gene encoding uncharacterized protein LOC114180481 — its product is MGQNRKNKNPEEGTSNPQSSEKVEDTNPAEGSSKPEPSNKNTPQSLKAKSKIGKKIKGAKLKTPINKGPQQIGGKRRLGKNKKVVGNSDELPKDKTEENGRNNEKESQHRSIINERSHTEKRHRAEKNKIIKVDRSEQKQKNRGSERGAGSRINKNNHSGADNTNSREKQREKFAGFIFMCSGKTKPDCFRYSVMGVSAAKKDIVLSIKPGTKLFLYDFDLRLLYGIYKASSSGGMKLEPRAFGGAFPAQVRFNVVSDCFPLPESIFKKAIKENYNEKHKFKTELTARQVRKLTELFRPVDVRSGLQPARSPPKAIIHDRKALDDVRGSWSHLHREGDPLIERQEGVSRDLFLTEKSYRAYGLQGDRRNVIPASDVNPSLDPYERDYERDHLHHVDPLYRTVVPSHRESLHLNRRHLNESEHQTYLRGGISEHADDPYNPYHHGASPRDPYFPSREEIPSGSYLAGGRTLIQSDSLQRREAVQDRLYSTYSAADALSEYNRMQHYQDSLEATAVPVSSRYSFAGPSYSLR